From one Rhizobium lentis genomic stretch:
- a CDS encoding DUF1127 domain-containing protein, protein MHMTDRTLELDCGKLTPTFWQRLAAGLAPLTFLFRVFRNRMEINALHDLNDTQLRDIGLTRADLTSAFLASTFFEDPSEHLTRSARNRWRLQLFRFHEE, encoded by the coding sequence ATGCACATGACAGACCGGACACTAGAACTCGACTGCGGCAAGCTTACCCCGACGTTTTGGCAGCGTCTGGCGGCAGGCCTCGCACCGTTGACCTTCCTCTTTCGCGTGTTCCGCAATCGCATGGAGATCAACGCGCTGCATGACCTGAACGATACGCAGCTGAGGGACATCGGCCTCACGAGGGCCGATCTGACCTCCGCGTTCCTGGCCTCGACGTTTTTCGAGGACCCGTCGGAACATCTGACGCGTTCGGCGCGCAATCGCTGGCGCCTGCAGCTTTTCCGCTTCCACGAAGAGTAG
- a CDS encoding TetR family transcriptional regulator: MGAESMDRIGLRRQPKQGRSIQRLDLILAAAAKIIAKKGVSAMRMTELAIAAKVPIGSVYQYFPEKAAIVKALFDQHASAIQAKTAAMFSDVQSLDQALDRVCATIDWYYESYRDDPVYRGVWMGTETDQDLLRLNIEHSGRVAGIFHDAVRRLAPDLCDEEMFARTYLFSHLIGAVIRLAAVSEETIARRMLGEWKRVIRASLFATAAPSAA; encoded by the coding sequence ATGGGCGCGGAAAGCATGGATCGGATCGGCTTGCGCAGGCAGCCGAAGCAGGGTCGCAGTATCCAGAGGCTGGATCTTATCCTCGCCGCCGCCGCCAAGATCATCGCCAAGAAGGGCGTCAGCGCCATGCGTATGACGGAACTCGCGATCGCCGCCAAAGTGCCGATCGGCTCAGTTTACCAGTATTTTCCCGAGAAGGCGGCGATCGTCAAAGCCCTGTTCGACCAGCACGCTTCGGCGATCCAGGCGAAGACGGCGGCGATGTTCAGCGATGTGCAGTCACTCGACCAGGCCCTCGATCGCGTCTGCGCCACCATCGACTGGTATTACGAATCCTATCGCGACGATCCCGTCTATCGCGGCGTCTGGATGGGAACCGAGACCGATCAGGATCTGCTTCGGCTAAATATCGAGCATAGTGGCCGCGTCGCCGGCATCTTCCATGACGCCGTGCGCAGGCTGGCTCCCGACCTTTGCGACGAGGAAATGTTCGCGCGCACTTACCTTTTCAGCCACCTGATCGGCGCCGTCATTCGGCTTGCCGCGGTCAGCGAAGAGACCATAGCGCGGCGCATGCTCGGCGAGTGGAAACGCGTCATCCGCGCCTCCCTTTTCGCCACGGCCGCGCCGAGCGCGGCTTAA
- a CDS encoding LysR substrate-binding domain-containing protein: MSAPLDLDQLQTFIAIVDSGSFTKAADRVYKTQSAVSMQMRRLEERIGKQLFIKDGRGNRLTVEGEKLLNYARRIIRLNNEAIAAFDDNRLEGTLRIGTPDDYADRYMPEIIGRFAKTHPNVELYIVCEPSVDLAERMHKGELDIALVTHNPRERMSDVVRTEPLCWVGSANHPIREDAPVPLAVGRRDCQWRQLACSALDAVGREHQILFTSWSCTVVAAAVLAGMAVSVMPESALRTGMKVLSQADGFPALPPVQIGIMKRPGVSLSLMNAITAHITACLDNITPAVVDDGLDADVKSAQARLYPRPKAANMVPSW; the protein is encoded by the coding sequence ATGTCCGCGCCTCTTGATCTCGACCAGTTGCAGACCTTCATTGCCATCGTCGATTCCGGCAGCTTCACCAAGGCGGCCGACAGGGTCTACAAGACCCAATCTGCCGTCTCCATGCAGATGCGCCGTCTCGAAGAGCGCATCGGCAAGCAGCTGTTCATCAAGGACGGCCGCGGCAACCGGCTGACGGTCGAGGGCGAAAAACTGCTTAATTACGCCCGGCGCATCATCCGCCTCAACAATGAGGCGATCGCCGCCTTCGACGACAACAGGCTGGAGGGGACGCTGCGGATCGGCACGCCGGACGATTATGCCGACCGCTATATGCCTGAAATCATCGGCCGCTTTGCCAAGACGCATCCGAATGTTGAGCTCTACATCGTCTGCGAGCCCTCGGTCGATCTCGCCGAACGCATGCACAAGGGCGAGCTCGACATTGCGCTCGTTACCCACAACCCGCGCGAGCGCATGTCCGATGTGGTGAGAACCGAGCCGCTCTGCTGGGTCGGCTCGGCCAACCATCCGATCCGCGAAGACGCGCCGGTGCCGCTTGCCGTCGGCCGCCGCGACTGCCAGTGGCGCCAGCTCGCCTGCTCGGCGCTCGATGCCGTCGGCCGCGAGCACCAGATCCTGTTCACCAGCTGGTCCTGCACCGTCGTCGCTGCGGCGGTGCTGGCCGGCATGGCGGTCTCGGTCATGCCGGAATCGGCGCTGCGGACGGGCATGAAGGTGCTGAGCCAGGCCGACGGTTTCCCGGCGCTGCCGCCGGTGCAGATCGGGATCATGAAGCGGCCAGGCGTCTCGCTGTCGCTGATGAATGCAATCACGGCGCATATCACTGCCTGCCTCGACAACATCACGCCGGCCGTCGTCGATGATGGTCTGGATGCGGATGTCAAATCGGCTCAGGCGCGGCTTTATCCGCGGCCGAAGGCCGCCAACATGGTGCCGAGCTGGTAA
- a CDS encoding MAPEG family protein, translated as MTGYEIFWPLLAHAALVYGLYALLSLRRAKMIRAGKIARSEYRENRAEPVESLVVKNALANQFELPVLFHVCCILLYITQADNIITVGLAWIFVALRYAHAAVHVTSNEMRYRSPLFAAGYLVLATMWVWLAVWMAMD; from the coding sequence ATGACCGGATATGAAATCTTCTGGCCACTCCTCGCCCATGCGGCCCTGGTCTACGGTCTATACGCGCTTCTTAGCCTGAGGCGCGCGAAAATGATCCGCGCTGGAAAAATCGCTCGGTCGGAGTATCGAGAAAATCGCGCCGAGCCGGTCGAAAGCCTCGTGGTCAAGAACGCTCTCGCCAACCAGTTCGAACTGCCGGTGCTCTTCCACGTCTGTTGCATTCTCCTTTATATCACGCAGGCCGATAACATCATCACCGTCGGCCTTGCGTGGATCTTCGTCGCGCTGCGTTATGCTCACGCTGCGGTCCACGTCACCAGCAATGAAATGCGCTATCGCAGCCCGCTTTTTGCGGCAGGCTATCTTGTGCTCGCTACCATGTGGGTCTGGCTCGCTGTTTGGATGGCGATGGACTGA
- the guaB gene encoding IMP dehydrogenase: MARIIETATGADALTFDDVLLQPGHSEVMPGQTNIATRIARDFDLNIPILSSAMDTVTESRLAIAMAQAGGLGVIHRNLTPIEQAEEVRQVKKFESGMVVNPVTIGPEAKLAEALGLMKSHGISGIPVVEKSGRLVGILTNRDVRFASDPEQKIHELMTKDNLVTVKESVDQQEAKRLLHSHRIEKLLVVDGEGRCVGLITVKDIEKSQLNPNASKDAQGRLRAAAAISVGDDGFERAERLIEAGVDLLVVDTAHGHSQRVLDAVTRVKKLSNSVRIMAGNVATYDGTRALIDAGADAVKVGIGPGSICTTRIVAGVGVPQLAAIMSAVQAAQDQDVPVIADGGIKFSGDLAKAIAAGASAVMIGSLLAGTDESPGEVYLYQGRSFKAYRGMGSVGAMARGSADRYFQAEVRDTLKLVPEGIEGQVPYKGPVSAVVHQLAGGLKAAMGYVGGKDIKDFQERATFVRISGAGLRESHAHDVTITRESPNYPGAGL; the protein is encoded by the coding sequence ATGGCTCGCATCATTGAAACGGCAACCGGCGCGGACGCGCTAACCTTTGACGACGTGCTGCTGCAGCCCGGCCACTCCGAGGTCATGCCCGGTCAGACGAATATTGCCACCCGCATCGCCCGCGACTTCGACCTCAACATCCCGATCCTCTCTTCGGCCATGGATACGGTCACCGAAAGCCGGCTGGCGATCGCCATGGCCCAGGCCGGCGGCCTCGGCGTCATCCACCGCAATCTGACGCCGATCGAACAGGCCGAAGAGGTCCGCCAGGTGAAGAAGTTCGAAAGCGGCATGGTCGTCAATCCCGTCACGATCGGCCCCGAGGCGAAGCTTGCCGAAGCGCTGGGCCTGATGAAATCGCATGGCATTTCGGGCATTCCCGTCGTCGAGAAGTCGGGCCGCCTTGTTGGCATCCTCACCAACCGCGACGTCCGCTTCGCCTCCGATCCGGAGCAGAAGATCCATGAGCTGATGACCAAGGACAATCTGGTCACCGTCAAGGAGAGCGTCGATCAGCAGGAAGCCAAGCGCCTGCTTCACTCGCATCGCATCGAGAAGCTGCTGGTCGTCGATGGGGAAGGTCGCTGCGTCGGTCTTATCACCGTCAAGGATATCGAGAAGTCGCAGCTGAACCCGAACGCGTCCAAGGATGCGCAGGGCAGGCTTCGAGCCGCGGCCGCCATCAGCGTCGGCGATGACGGCTTCGAGCGTGCCGAACGGCTGATCGAGGCCGGCGTCGACCTTCTGGTCGTCGATACCGCCCATGGCCATTCGCAGCGCGTTCTCGATGCCGTCACCCGGGTCAAGAAGCTTTCCAATTCGGTCAGGATCATGGCCGGCAACGTCGCCACCTATGACGGCACCAGGGCGCTGATCGACGCGGGCGCAGACGCCGTCAAGGTCGGCATCGGCCCGGGCTCGATCTGCACGACGCGCATCGTCGCTGGCGTCGGCGTTCCCCAGCTCGCCGCCATCATGTCGGCCGTTCAGGCCGCCCAGGATCAGGACGTGCCTGTGATCGCCGACGGCGGCATCAAATTCTCCGGTGACCTTGCCAAGGCGATCGCCGCCGGCGCTTCCGCCGTGATGATCGGCTCGCTGCTGGCCGGCACCGACGAGAGCCCGGGCGAGGTCTATCTCTATCAGGGCCGTTCCTTCAAGGCCTATCGCGGCATGGGTTCCGTCGGCGCCATGGCCCGCGGTTCGGCCGACCGCTATTTCCAGGCTGAGGTGCGTGACACGCTGAAGCTCGTGCCGGAAGGCATCGAGGGCCAGGTACCCTACAAGGGACCGGTCTCGGCCGTCGTCCACCAGCTTGCCGGCGGCCTCAAGGCGGCCATGGGTTATGTCGGCGGCAAGGACATCAAGGATTTCCAGGAGCGGGCGACGTTCGTGCGTATCTCCGGCGCCGGTCTTCGCGAAAGCCACGCCCATGACGTGACGATCACCCGTGAGAGCCCGAACTATCCGGGAGCCGGCCTCTAA